From one Nonomuraea polychroma genomic stretch:
- a CDS encoding NAD(P)-dependent oxidoreductase: MTSVAVLGTGIMGAPMARNLLKSGLRVTVWNRTRAKAEPLAADGAVVAGSPAEAVEGADVIVTMLSDGDTVRAAMTAAAPGLRSGQVWAQMSTVGVDAVAGLAALAAEQGLTFADAPVQGTKAPAEQGKLIILAAGPSAARKVLEPVFDAVGQRTLWLGEDGAEGTGSKLKMASVSYAISLTAVVAESLALAKGLGMDPDLVRQVISGGPLDNAYFQAKSKAIMEGDFTPSFTVSNAEKDTRLIVEAGESAGVRLDVVAAAGERFRRAEAQGHGDEDMAATYFASFDKG, translated from the coding sequence ATGACTTCTGTCGCGGTACTCGGAACGGGGATCATGGGCGCTCCCATGGCCCGCAACCTGCTCAAGTCCGGCCTGCGTGTCACGGTGTGGAACCGTACCAGGGCGAAGGCCGAGCCCTTGGCGGCCGACGGCGCGGTCGTGGCGGGCTCGCCGGCGGAGGCGGTCGAGGGCGCGGACGTGATCGTCACGATGCTGAGCGACGGCGACACGGTACGCGCCGCAATGACCGCCGCCGCTCCCGGGCTGCGGTCCGGGCAGGTGTGGGCGCAGATGAGCACGGTGGGCGTGGACGCGGTCGCGGGGCTGGCCGCACTGGCGGCCGAGCAAGGGCTGACGTTCGCGGACGCGCCGGTCCAGGGCACCAAGGCGCCGGCCGAGCAGGGCAAGCTGATCATTCTGGCGGCGGGGCCGTCGGCGGCCAGGAAGGTGCTGGAGCCCGTCTTTGACGCGGTCGGCCAGCGGACCCTGTGGCTGGGCGAGGACGGGGCGGAGGGCACGGGGTCCAAGCTGAAGATGGCATCCGTGAGCTACGCCATCTCCCTCACCGCCGTCGTGGCCGAGTCGCTGGCGCTGGCGAAGGGCCTGGGCATGGACCCCGATCTGGTGCGCCAGGTGATCAGCGGCGGGCCGCTGGACAACGCCTACTTCCAGGCCAAGTCCAAGGCCATCATGGAGGGTGACTTCACGCCCAGCTTCACGGTGTCCAATGCCGAGAAGGACACGCGGCTGATCGTCGAGGCCGGGGAATCGGCCGGGGTGAGATTGGACGTGGTGGCGGCGGCCGGGGAGAGGTTCCGGCGAGCGGAGGCTCAGGGGCACGGCGATGAGGACATGGCGGCTACGTATTTCGCGAGCTTCGACAAGGGGTAA
- a CDS encoding hydantoinase B/oxoprolinase family protein, which translates to MSTADPILIEIVEGTLASVEKEVETAIARTARSPMIRDAHDFRAGIHDVRLRKLTGRSYSALVQPIVRDFPIETMKPGDVYFHNDVYLSEGGIGHLPDLCVTVPVFHEGEVVAFVQAFGHHDDIGGAVPGSMPSHARSVFEEGLMVPPIKLWDEGVPNEAALRIMTRNSRMPDSLAGDLDAECSACLMGARRLAELFERYGRQAVEECFDAIISKTTETFRRELLSKVPEGTYVWEDYAEHDGVDEPRLHAQRITLTVDHAAESPLTIDFTGTSPQAKGPINHAGDYADGVFLKKWLAPVLRNLADTPERMAELDVNEGVVPLIKMIFPEKGTLLTPIFPAPTNARTFVILRLLGVLAGVLAKATGGRMPADQETIRYTGVYGTDADGQPYLMREVLGGGSGGRWYADGEDTIHVVPDSRNIPVEFAEARWPFRVERLALACDSGGPGMFRGGLGYDKHIRMLRDASYMSIADRSILSCWGVNGGLAGRPFRVEIAGKEMEGLVDDYPVQAGEVIRIRTTGGGGWGSPYDRDPRAVAADVRDGKVSIAGALGDYGVVLDGDRIDEQATAELRATLRPPADRFFDRGPGYAKLSGGRAQAGVDEL; encoded by the coding sequence TTGAGCACGGCTGATCCCATCCTCATCGAGATCGTCGAGGGCACGCTGGCCTCCGTCGAGAAGGAGGTCGAGACCGCCATCGCGCGGACGGCGCGCTCGCCGATGATCCGCGACGCGCACGACTTCCGCGCCGGCATCCACGACGTGCGCCTGCGCAAGCTGACCGGCCGCTCCTACAGCGCGCTCGTCCAGCCGATCGTGCGCGACTTCCCCATCGAGACGATGAAGCCGGGCGACGTCTACTTCCACAACGACGTCTACCTCTCCGAGGGCGGCATCGGGCACCTGCCCGACCTGTGCGTGACCGTGCCGGTGTTCCACGAGGGCGAGGTGGTGGCGTTCGTGCAGGCGTTCGGCCACCACGACGACATCGGCGGCGCCGTGCCCGGCTCGATGCCCTCGCACGCCCGCTCGGTCTTCGAGGAGGGGCTGATGGTCCCGCCGATCAAGCTCTGGGACGAGGGCGTGCCGAACGAGGCCGCGCTGCGCATCATGACCCGCAACTCGCGGATGCCCGACTCGCTCGCCGGTGACCTGGACGCCGAGTGCTCCGCCTGCCTGATGGGCGCCCGCCGCCTGGCCGAGCTGTTCGAGCGGTACGGCAGGCAGGCCGTCGAGGAGTGCTTCGACGCCATCATCTCCAAGACCACGGAGACGTTCCGCAGGGAGCTGCTGTCGAAGGTCCCCGAGGGGACGTACGTGTGGGAGGACTACGCCGAGCACGACGGCGTGGACGAGCCCCGCCTGCACGCCCAGCGCATCACGCTGACCGTCGACCACGCGGCCGAGTCTCCTTTGACGATCGACTTCACCGGCACGTCCCCGCAGGCCAAGGGCCCGATCAACCACGCGGGGGACTACGCCGACGGCGTGTTCCTGAAGAAGTGGCTGGCCCCGGTGCTGCGCAACCTGGCCGACACGCCGGAGCGGATGGCGGAGCTGGACGTCAACGAGGGCGTCGTGCCGCTCATCAAGATGATCTTCCCGGAGAAGGGCACGCTGCTCACCCCGATCTTCCCGGCGCCCACGAACGCCCGCACGTTCGTCATCCTGCGCCTGCTCGGCGTGCTCGCCGGTGTCCTGGCGAAGGCCACGGGCGGGCGCATGCCGGCCGACCAGGAGACGATCCGGTACACGGGCGTGTACGGGACGGACGCGGACGGGCAGCCGTACCTGATGCGCGAGGTCCTCGGCGGCGGCTCCGGCGGGCGCTGGTACGCCGACGGCGAGGACACCATTCACGTGGTGCCCGATTCGCGCAACATCCCGGTCGAGTTCGCCGAGGCGCGGTGGCCGTTCCGGGTGGAGCGGCTGGCGCTGGCCTGCGACTCCGGCGGGCCCGGCATGTTCAGAGGCGGGCTCGGCTACGACAAGCACATCAGGATGCTCCGGGACGCCTCGTACATGTCCATCGCCGACCGCTCGATCCTGTCCTGCTGGGGCGTCAACGGCGGCCTCGCCGGGCGGCCGTTCCGGGTGGAGATCGCCGGCAAGGAGATGGAGGGCCTGGTCGACGACTATCCGGTCCAGGCCGGGGAGGTCATCCGCATCCGGACCACCGGGGGTGGCGGCTGGGGGTCGCCGTATGACCGGGATCCGCGGGCGGTGGCGGCCGACGTGCGGGACGGGAAGGTGTCGATCGCGGGGGCGCTCGGGGACTACGGGGTGGTGCTGGACGGGGACCGCATCGACGAACAGGCGACGGCCGAACTCCGCGCCACACTGCGGCCGCCGGCGGATCGGTTCTTCGACAGGGGGCCTGGGTACGCCAAGCTCTCGGGAGGACGGGCTCAAGCTGGCGTGGACGAATTGTGA
- a CDS encoding hydantoinase/oxoprolinase family protein, which translates to MRSVRIGVDTGGTFTDVVAVDEQTGEILTTKTPSTPANPADGFLAGIAKLGELDVGSIVHGTTVATNQLLEDRIANLGFVTTEGFEFILEIARQSVPDGYGNSYFWVKPPRIVPVHLVKTVGGRLDHLGNEVWPFSEEQAIEVARWFKSKGITAIGVCFLHSYANPEHERRMREVLWREHPEAVISLSSDVLREYREYERSVTTLVDAAVKPAMRGYIASLSHRLGRPFSVMKSNGGILSAREVVNQPITTVLSGPAAGALGAALIASTAGHKSVITLDGGGTSTDVAVVIDGEPSITTEGTIGRYPCKIPMIDIVTVGAGGGSIAWISPEGTLKVGPRSAGADPGPLCYGRGGTEVTVTDAHVFLGRIPPHLLGGEIPLNADAARTGIEALADKLGLSPERTATGILEISAFNQSNAIRQLTVKRGLDVRDFPLVTFGGSGPLLACRLIDILGLPSVVIPRDPGNVSAFGLLTVDVKNDYVRTYVTRDLSLGKAAEIFHDLEHQAGEALDREGFDDPVYVRSADLRYYGQGYEVRVPAPAGEVDADWCAQVIDRFHDAHEKLYGYAYRDDPRHGVEWVNLRVSGIGPITRPTLSPLEKPGVGATSVRPVHFEETRDTPIHQRAALGPNARVSGPAVIEEYGSTIPIHPGFTATVDTYGNVEIKAELVSDH; encoded by the coding sequence ATGCGTAGCGTCCGTATCGGAGTGGACACCGGAGGCACATTCACCGACGTGGTGGCGGTGGACGAGCAGACCGGTGAGATCCTCACCACGAAGACCCCCTCGACCCCCGCCAACCCCGCGGACGGATTCCTCGCGGGCATCGCCAAGCTGGGCGAGCTCGACGTCGGGTCGATCGTGCACGGCACCACGGTGGCCACGAACCAGCTGCTCGAGGACCGGATCGCGAACCTCGGGTTCGTCACGACCGAGGGCTTCGAGTTCATCCTGGAGATCGCCAGGCAGAGCGTGCCGGACGGCTACGGCAACTCCTACTTCTGGGTCAAGCCGCCCAGGATCGTTCCCGTGCACCTGGTGAAGACCGTCGGCGGGCGGCTGGACCACCTGGGCAACGAGGTGTGGCCGTTCTCGGAGGAGCAGGCCATCGAGGTGGCTCGCTGGTTCAAGAGCAAGGGCATCACCGCGATCGGCGTGTGCTTCCTGCACTCCTACGCCAACCCCGAGCACGAGCGGCGCATGCGCGAGGTGCTCTGGCGCGAGCATCCGGAGGCGGTGATCTCGCTGTCGAGCGACGTGCTGCGCGAATACCGCGAGTACGAGCGCTCGGTCACCACCCTCGTCGACGCCGCCGTCAAGCCCGCCATGCGCGGCTACATCGCCAGCCTGTCCCACCGTCTGGGCCGGCCGTTCTCCGTCATGAAGTCCAACGGCGGGATCCTGTCGGCACGCGAGGTCGTCAACCAGCCGATCACCACCGTCCTGTCCGGGCCGGCGGCGGGCGCGCTCGGCGCGGCGCTCATCGCCTCCACGGCCGGGCACAAGTCGGTGATCACGCTGGACGGCGGCGGCACCTCGACCGACGTGGCCGTGGTGATCGACGGCGAGCCCTCCATCACCACCGAGGGCACCATCGGCCGCTACCCGTGCAAGATCCCGATGATCGACATCGTCACGGTCGGCGCGGGCGGCGGCTCGATCGCCTGGATCTCGCCCGAAGGCACGCTCAAGGTCGGCCCCAGGTCCGCCGGCGCCGACCCTGGACCGCTCTGCTACGGCAGGGGCGGGACGGAGGTGACGGTCACCGACGCGCACGTGTTCCTCGGCCGCATCCCGCCGCACCTGCTCGGCGGCGAGATCCCGCTGAACGCCGACGCCGCTCGCACCGGCATCGAGGCGCTGGCCGACAAGCTCGGGCTCAGCCCGGAGCGCACCGCGACCGGGATCCTGGAGATCAGCGCGTTCAACCAGAGCAACGCGATCCGGCAGCTCACCGTCAAGCGCGGGCTGGACGTGCGGGACTTCCCGCTGGTGACGTTCGGCGGGTCGGGGCCGCTGCTGGCGTGCCGGCTGATCGACATCCTGGGCCTGCCCTCGGTCGTCATCCCGCGCGACCCCGGGAACGTTTCAGCGTTCGGGCTCCTCACGGTGGACGTCAAGAACGACTACGTCCGCACGTACGTCACCCGCGACCTCTCCCTCGGCAAGGCCGCCGAGATCTTCCACGACCTGGAACATCAGGCGGGCGAGGCGCTGGACCGCGAGGGCTTCGACGACCCGGTCTACGTGCGCAGCGCCGACCTGCGCTACTACGGCCAGGGCTACGAGGTCCGCGTCCCCGCCCCGGCCGGCGAGGTCGACGCCGACTGGTGCGCCCAGGTGATCGACCGCTTCCACGACGCCCACGAGAAGCTCTACGGGTACGCCTACCGCGACGACCCCCGCCACGGGGTCGAATGGGTGAACCTGCGCGTCTCCGGCATCGGCCCCATCACCCGCCCGACCCTGAGCCCGCTGGAGAAGCCCGGTGTGGGCGCCACGTCCGTCCGGCCCGTGCACTTCGAGGAGACCCGCGACACCCCGATCCACCAGCGGGCCGCCCTCGGCCCCAATGCCCGGGTGAGCGGACCAGCGGTGATCGAGGAGTACGGCTCGACGATCCCCATCCACCCCGGTTTCACCGCCACGGTGGACACGTACGGAAATGTGGAGATTAAGGCGGAGCTGGTGAGTGACCATTGA
- a CDS encoding thymidine kinase produces MTESSALSAVPSSARDAVLKFYFGPMDCGKSTLALQMNYNHGRQGRRGLVLTKHDRSGGPKVTSRIGLGLEAIEVHDSLDLVRLVTGVRDRVDYLICDEACFYTVEQIEQLADLVDEYGVDVYAFGLASDFRSVMFPAAQRLFELADEVCRLQVEVLCWCGRPGQLNARVVGGAMVRTGEQVVIGDTDASPVRYQVLCRRHHRSGLLGEGSPN; encoded by the coding sequence GTGACCGAATCGTCTGCCTTGTCTGCCGTACCGTCTTCCGCCAGGGACGCTGTACTGAAGTTCTACTTCGGCCCCATGGACTGCGGGAAGTCGACGCTCGCGCTCCAGATGAACTACAACCACGGGCGGCAAGGGCGGCGTGGTCTGGTGCTGACCAAGCACGACCGGTCGGGCGGGCCGAAGGTCACCAGCCGGATCGGGCTCGGCCTCGAGGCCATCGAGGTGCACGACTCGCTCGACCTCGTGCGGCTGGTGACGGGAGTGCGTGACCGGGTCGACTATCTGATCTGCGACGAGGCGTGCTTCTACACCGTCGAGCAGATCGAGCAGCTGGCGGACCTGGTGGACGAGTACGGCGTGGACGTGTACGCGTTCGGGCTGGCCTCCGACTTCCGTTCCGTGATGTTCCCGGCGGCGCAGCGGCTGTTCGAGCTGGCCGACGAGGTGTGCCGGTTGCAGGTCGAGGTGCTGTGCTGGTGCGGGCGGCCCGGGCAGCTGAACGCCAGGGTCGTGGGCGGGGCGATGGTCCGGACCGGCGAGCAGGTGGTGATCGGTGACACCGATGCCTCCCCCGTCCGCTACCAGGTGCTCTGCCGCCGCCACCACCGCTCGGGCCTGCTCGGCGAGGGCTCACCCAACTAG
- a CDS encoding SRPBCC family protein: MKVAGSAVIGVQRDQVWAALQDPAVLVRTIPGCERLEESGPDTYRMTVNAGVASIKGVYQGEVALADPLAPESFTLKARGQGAPGTVDATVQVRLSEIDGGTRVDYDADAVIGGMIGGVGQRMLGSVAKRTAGEFFAAVEDHLRAPVAAAHGLAPSPDTAAVPVSAVPGALAGERTGEAGAVGAVYERPPKRHTETRPWVMLASFGMGAGIALTSVAIGWVLGRASRRRS; the protein is encoded by the coding sequence ATGAAGGTGGCGGGCAGCGCCGTGATCGGCGTTCAGAGGGATCAGGTGTGGGCAGCGCTCCAGGATCCGGCGGTGCTGGTGCGCACCATTCCGGGGTGCGAGCGCCTCGAGGAGAGCGGGCCGGACACCTACCGGATGACGGTCAACGCGGGGGTGGCGTCCATCAAGGGCGTCTACCAGGGGGAGGTCGCGCTGGCGGATCCGCTGGCGCCGGAGAGCTTCACGCTCAAGGCGCGTGGGCAGGGCGCGCCGGGAACGGTGGACGCGACCGTCCAGGTACGGTTGAGCGAGATCGACGGTGGGACCCGGGTCGACTACGACGCGGACGCCGTGATCGGCGGGATGATCGGCGGGGTCGGGCAGCGCATGCTCGGGTCGGTGGCCAAGCGGACGGCGGGGGAGTTCTTCGCTGCAGTGGAGGACCATTTGCGCGCGCCGGTGGCCGCAGCTCACGGGCTGGCCCCTTCTCCGGACACGGCCGCTGTCCCGGTGAGCGCTGTGCCCGGTGCGCTGGCGGGCGAGCGCACCGGCGAGGCCGGTGCCGTGGGGGCTGTTTACGAGCGGCCGCCCAAGCGGCACACCGAGACGCGGCCGTGGGTGATGCTGGCGTCGTTCGGCATGGGGGCGGGCATCGCGCTCACGAGTGTCGCGATCGGCTGGGTCCTCGGCCGCGCCTCCCGCCGCCGCTCCTGA
- a CDS encoding helix-turn-helix domain-containing protein, with the protein MNQPLLGQQAVQALGIRLRDLRRDAGLTGRQLAAACGWVPSKVSKLELGKQVPTEDDIREWCLACRFPSEIADLIMAVRSIDAQYMDWRRSLRTGTRRRQRANIDAYEKTTLIRAWEPTVIPGLLQTAAYARGILTTVVNFHGIPDDVEEGVQARMEAQRVFDRPQRRILFLLGEGALHTAVGDRATMAEQLRRLLQAGRAPRISLGIVPLAAPYTVPRNNAFTIYDSRMVTVATYTAELTLQQRHEVAIYERAFDRLLALAVHGEAARDLIERALADQEEI; encoded by the coding sequence GTGAATCAGCCCCTTCTTGGCCAGCAAGCCGTTCAAGCGCTCGGCATCCGCCTGCGAGACCTACGGCGCGATGCCGGGCTGACCGGCCGCCAACTCGCCGCCGCCTGCGGTTGGGTGCCGTCGAAGGTCTCCAAGCTCGAGCTCGGCAAGCAGGTGCCCACCGAGGACGACATACGCGAATGGTGCTTGGCCTGCCGCTTCCCGAGCGAGATCGCTGACTTGATCATGGCTGTCCGGTCGATCGACGCCCAGTACATGGACTGGCGCCGCTCCCTCAGGACCGGCACACGGCGCCGCCAGCGCGCCAACATCGACGCCTACGAGAAGACCACGCTCATCCGGGCCTGGGAGCCCACAGTCATCCCTGGGCTACTCCAGACGGCTGCCTACGCGCGCGGGATCCTTACGACGGTCGTGAACTTCCACGGCATCCCAGACGACGTTGAGGAGGGCGTACAGGCCCGCATGGAGGCCCAGCGCGTGTTCGATCGCCCGCAAAGGCGCATCCTGTTCCTTCTCGGCGAGGGCGCGCTACACACAGCCGTGGGTGATCGGGCGACGATGGCCGAACAACTCCGCCGGCTCCTGCAAGCTGGCCGCGCCCCGCGGATCAGCCTCGGGATCGTGCCGCTCGCGGCCCCGTACACCGTGCCGCGGAACAACGCGTTCACGATCTACGACAGTCGGATGGTCACGGTGGCCACGTACACCGCCGAGCTGACGTTGCAGCAACGCCATGAGGTCGCCATCTACGAAAGGGCCTTCGATCGCCTCCTGGCCCTGGCGGTACACGGCGAGGCGGCACGCGACCTGATCGAGCGGGCACTTGCCGATCAAGAAGAAATCTGA
- a CDS encoding DUF6879 family protein has protein sequence MLLSEAELGNLLATFTTSAFRFELRERYNSTVGAEPFRKWQAGEPDDYAWHQSWMEKVSRDVAAGKTWQRVRIVSVPPSDYTRYGIEVARLSVQAGEDIRYLRRDVAEQLGLQPYDAWLLDDARLIWLHFHDADDTFAGAELVTDPEVISRHLAWRDMALKHAQPLEDFAAHLP, from the coding sequence GTGCTTCTGTCTGAGGCTGAGCTGGGCAACCTGCTCGCGACCTTCACCACCAGCGCGTTCCGGTTCGAGCTGCGCGAGCGCTACAACAGCACCGTGGGCGCCGAGCCGTTCCGCAAGTGGCAGGCCGGCGAGCCGGATGACTACGCGTGGCATCAGTCTTGGATGGAGAAGGTCAGTCGTGATGTCGCGGCCGGGAAGACCTGGCAGCGCGTCCGCATCGTGTCCGTGCCGCCATCGGACTACACCAGGTACGGCATCGAGGTCGCCAGGCTCAGCGTGCAGGCCGGCGAGGACATCCGTTACCTGCGCCGCGACGTAGCCGAACAGCTCGGGCTGCAGCCGTACGACGCGTGGTTGCTGGACGACGCCCGCCTGATCTGGCTGCACTTCCACGACGCCGACGACACGTTCGCCGGCGCCGAGCTCGTCACCGATCCCGAGGTCATATCCCGTCATCTGGCGTGGCGGGACATGGCCCTCAAGCATGCCCAACCGCTCGAAGACTTCGCCGCGCACCTCCCGTGA
- a CDS encoding GntR family transcriptional regulator, whose protein sequence is MPKWRQVADEIKRRIDAGEIGYNDVISEVELERELEVSHLTIRQAIAYLRDELKLIETIPGRGSFIREDKSVPGEPATAGLSRIQTAIDGRLIDRAELDRIFGVPTPCGNPADSSVHAAVPPYM, encoded by the coding sequence ATTCCGAAGTGGCGTCAGGTCGCCGACGAGATCAAGCGGAGGATCGATGCCGGCGAGATCGGCTACAACGATGTCATCTCCGAGGTCGAGCTTGAGCGAGAGCTAGAGGTCTCCCACCTGACGATTCGTCAGGCCATCGCCTACCTGCGAGACGAGCTCAAGCTGATTGAAACCATCCCCGGACGGGGCTCGTTCATCCGCGAGGACAAGTCAGTCCCTGGGGAGCCGGCCACAGCAGGCCTGAGCCGCATCCAAACCGCAATTGATGGACGCCTTATCGACAGGGCAGAGCTCGATCGGATTTTTGGCGTGCCAACTCCCTGTGGAAACCCCGCAGACAGCAGCGTTCACGCTGCGGTTCCGCCATATATGTGA